The following are encoded together in the Lactuca sativa cultivar Salinas chromosome 1, Lsat_Salinas_v11, whole genome shotgun sequence genome:
- the LOC111899378 gene encoding ankyrin repeat protein SKIP35-like: MDKKKVVAAVGDEEALFLIGNHTNHESDEMETDETRIETQNNDTVTCKSDDRDDENVVFSKESSPLVSKSTLLSTDSGAIKFEKCSQEKKLSRQDRIELGRLFQGAVSSHDWELAESLISLADPQTLNDALCISLDSIWFLSTHHELDGITALIKTIISNGASDFTRAALRTSFLASCVSACQSRTMSLADTVSVMAKRLHERLQECNGDEVLKAEAGAKVQKFTEWALKCIGFHSRCQGNKDRVNQNSAAQVQLQLSAFKTFLDLAGNHLTGKDFTEAFDAACFPLTLFSSSFDPGWASGMSATAIQGLLAMLVEGGADNVNQCFLEASRFGSTELVRILLQIAQRNSLDVDVDLALGFASHYSKISTMECLVEEGNAMAFLGPLMRAAERGCMQVVQWFVKRGCRDMELCLALTAATSSSQVDIAAYLLPHVPQHVLAALSIEILKAAGERSGGSLEGVAFLLQSNFLGDPAATYAVADSISRSDDDSVAPELREFLQEEWSEAAFFAGVSSGEVHYFNFVSISKWGESPISLMDLPGPLRVAIAYLPLYRECVKAGGCLLSQQLRGRLVEAVKRLGGVVMEEAGQGRELLGVLEQHLPPFLLKG, translated from the exons ATGGATAAAAAGAAAGTTGTGGCAGCCGTGGGAGATGAGGAAGCCTTATTTTTGATAGGAAATCATACAAACCATGAATCTGATGAGATGGAAACCGATGAAACTAGAATAGAGACTCAAAATAACGATACTGTAACCTGCAAATCAGACGACAGGGATGATGAAAACGTGGTGTTCTCAAAAGAATCATCACCTCTTGTAAGTAAATCCACCTTGCTCTCAACAGATTCTGGAGCTATAAAATTTGAAAAATGTTCACAAGAGAAGAAACTTAGTAGACAAGATAGGATTGAATTGGGGCGATTGTTTCAAGGTGCAGTGAGTTCCCATGATTGGGAACTTGCAGAAAGTTTGATCTCTTTAGCAGATCCACAAACACTTAATGATGCTCTCTGCATTTCACTCGATTCAATTTGGTTTTTAAGCACCCATCATGAACTCGATGGAATCACTGCTTTAATCAAAACCATAATCTCCAATGGTGCTTCTGATTTCACAAGAGCAGCATTAAGAACTTCCTTCTTAGCTTCATGTGTTTCCGCCTGTCAAAGCCGCACTATGAGCCTTGCAGATACCGTATCCGTAATGGCAAAACG GTTACATGAACGATTACAGGAGTGTAATGGGGATGAAGTGTTGAAAGCCGAAGCTGGTGCTAAAGTCCAGAAGTTCACGGAATGGGCATTGAAATGTATAGGATTCCATTCCCGTTGTCAAGGGAACAAAGACAGAGTGAATCAGAATTCCGCTGCTCAAGTTCAATTACAGTTGTCAGCTTTCAAGACTTTCTTGGATCTTGCTGGGAATCATTTAACAGGGAAGGATTTCACAGAAGCATTCGATGCAGCTTGTTTTCCTCTTACTTTATTTTCTAGTTCTTTTGATCCTGGTTGGGCATCAGGTATGTCAGCAACTGCAATTCAAGGGTTGTTGGCCATGTTAGTAGAAGGAGGCGCCGATAATGTCAATCAATGCTTTCTTGAAGCTTCAAGATTCGGAAGCACAGAGCTTGTTCGCATCTTATTgcaa ATTGCTCAAAGAAACAGCTTGGATGTAGACGTTGATTTAGCCCTAGGATTCGCCTCCCACTACTCAAAAATCTCCACCATGGAATGTCTAGTGGAAGAAGGAAACGCGATGGCTTTCCTGGGCCCACTAATGAGAGCCGCCGAACGCGGTTGCATGCAGGTGGTCCAGTGGTTCGTGAAACGAGGCTGCCGGGACATGGAACTGTGTCTAGCCCTTACTGCCGCCACCTCCTCCAGCCAAGTCGACATCGCCGCCTATCTCCTCCCTCACGTCCCCCAACACGTCCTAGCGGCACTCAGCATCGAAATCCTCAAAGCCGCCGGAGAACGCTCCGGCGGCTCCCTCGAAGGTGTCGCCTTCCTCCTCCAATCCAATTTCCTCGGCGACCCTGCCGCCACGTACGCGGTGGCGGATTCGATTTCGCGGTCGGATGACGACTCGGTGGCGCCGGAGCTCCGGGAGTTTTTACAGGAGGAGTGGTCGGAGGCGGCGTTTTTCGCCGGAGTAAGCTCCGGCGAGGTTCATTACTTTAATTTTGTTAGTATTTCAAAGTGGGGTGAGTCTCCGATCAGTTTGATGGATTTACCGGGGCCTTTGAGGGTGGCGATTGCGTATTTACCGCTGTATAGGGAGTGTGTGAAGGCGGGCGGTTGTTTGTTGTCGCAGCAGCTGAGGGGGCGGTTGGTGGAGGCGGTGAAGCGGTTGGGTGGGGTGGTGATGGAGGAGGCAGGACAGGGGCGGGAGCTTTTGGGGGTCTTGGAGCAACACCTTCCTCCATTTTTGTTGAAgggatga